The DNA segment GCCTTTTCCTGCATCTTGGCCGTAAGGTAGTCGTAGGCGGTCAGGTAAACGATTTTTTCACCCTTGCTCACCATGCTCTGGAAGTCGAGAATACTCTTTTTCGCCATTTTGATTGCCTCCCTATTATTGTCTTAACTGTCTTTAGTCTCGCTATATTGGACGCCTAGCCTCCTTCCCTCAGTTGCAAAAAGTATCGGCGAGCAGTTGGACGGGATGCTTGACCAGGCAATCCACCCCGAACTCGCGCTTTCCATAGTCCAGCTGCATAAGGCATGACGGACAACCCGCCGTAACCACCTGCGCTCCCGTTGCGGCAACATTAGCCATCTTCTGTTCGAGAATTTGCCGGGCAGTCGCGGGATGCTTGAAACTGTAGGACCCTGCCGCGCCGCAGCACCAGTTGGCTTTCGGCATTTCCTGGAACGTCAGCCCCGGCAAAGCGGCCAGCAACTTCCTGGGCTGCTTGACAACACCCAGGCGTCGGCTGAGATGGCACGAATCGTGATAAGTAACCTTTATCCCGCCTAGGGACCGCGGCCCGGCCTTAAGGCCGGCGACCTCGGTGAGAAAATCCATGATGTCGCGGGTTTTGGCCGCAAACTCTTCGGCTTTGCCCGTCATCGCCGGATCGTGCATGAAGATGTGGCCGTACTCCTTGAGAGCGTGAGTGCATGTACCGCAATTGGTCACGATATAATCGACCTCCTGGCTGGCAAAAAACTCGATGTTCTTGCCGGCCAGCTTCCGGTGTTCGGAATGCTCGCCGCCCTCCTTGTGGGGTAGCCCGCAGCACACCGTCTCGGCAGGAATTACGACGTCGTAACCATGATTGATAAGCACCTTGACCACCGCCATACCCACGTCGGGATAGAGCGATTGCGTCAGACAGCCCGGATAGTACCCGACCTTGGGTCGTCCGCCGCCTCGGGTCAGCTCCACGCCCTTGACCAAATCCCCCAACGTTTTGTCTGGAGCCGGCGGGAACATGTTGGCCTTGGCCTTGAGCTCCGGGGGCAAGAGGTGAACGAGCCCCAGTTGCTTATTGAGGTCGATCATTTTTACTATCCACCGGAAAGACTGCGGATAGGAACAAGACTTAAGCATCATCATCTCGTCGAGCGAGTGGCCTTGCTTGCCGAAGATATCCTGTTTGATCAGGCCGACGAGCTCGTCTGTTTTGATCTTGGGCGGACATACTTCGAGGCAGGCCCCGCAGCCAAGGCACAAGTCGTTGTATAGCTTGAAAGTCTTGCTCACTCCCAGGCTTCCTTCTAGGTATTTCCTCGCCAAATGTACCCGACCTCTGGCCGACATCATCTCCTTACGGGTCGCCTTATACGTCGGGCAGACCGCTGTGCAGCGGCCGCAACGCACACAGTTGTCGGTATCGTGGTATAGCTTTTCCAATTCGGGAGTAACCCCCGGCTTTACGTTAGCCAGCTTTTCCATCTTTTCCACGGCGGTCACCTAAATAGCCTTTCCCGGATTAAGGATGTTGTCGGGGTCGAACACCGCCTTTATTCCTCGCATGATGCCAAGATTGAGCTCACTGTGCTGCAGGGGCACCAAGTGTTTCTTGGCGATGCCGATTCCATGCTCTCCGCTGATGCTGCCCCCGAGGCTGAGCGCGGCGTGATAGATCTCATCTTTAATAAAGGGGACCTTCGCCGTCTCTTTTTCATCGCGGGGATCAAAGCAAATGTGCGGATGTACGTTTCCATCCCCTGCGTGCCCGAACGTAGGCAATAGCATGCCATACTTGGCCGCGATCTCCTGGATCTTGGCCACCATCTCGGGCAGGCGGTCCCGCGGCACCACAGCGTCTTCGGCCACAACTGTCGGCTTGTACGCGGAAAGCGCGGCAAACCCCGACCGCCGGCCAACCCAGATAGCATCAGCTTCTTCCGTGGTCTGGGCCACTTTGATCTCGCGCGCGTTACACTCTTTGCACAGTTCGGATACGAGAATTATCTGTTTATCAACCTCTGAGGGACTTCCATCCACCTCGATAAGCAGCACCCCGGCAGCGTCGGTCGGATAGCCGGAATCGACGTAGCTCTGGATAAGGTTGACGCTCGTTTTGTCTAACAGTTCCAGCATCGAAGGGACAATCTTATGGTCGATGATTTTCGTCACCGTCCGCGATGCATCATGCAGATTATCGAAGGCGCAGACCAGCGTTCTTTTTGCTTCCGGCTTAGGTATGAGCTTCAGCGTTACCTCGGTGAATACCCCCAGGGTACCTTCCGAGCCGACCAGAATTTGCGTGAGGTTATAACCGCTCACATCTTTGGTGGTCTTGCCGCCTGTCCGTAAAACGCTGCCGTCGGCCAGAACGGTTTCGAGTCCCAGAACATAATTATGCATGACGCCATACTTAACCCCGCGCGGTCCTCCCGCGTCCTGTGCGACGTTCCCGCCTATTGTCGACATATTCATGGCCTGGGGATCGGGCGGGAAGAACAGGCCCTCTTTCTCAACCGTATTTTGGAGCTCAGCAGTGATTACCCCTGGCTGACAAGTAACCGTCAGGTTCTCCCTGTCTATTTCGATAATTTTGTTCATGGAGAGAACATCAAGGACAATACCGCCTTTGAGAGGAACAGTCGCGCCACAAAGGTTCGTGGCGCTTCCGCGGGGCACCACCGGCACCTTTGCTTTGTGGGCTATCTTCATGACAGCTATAACATCCTCGGTGGAATGCGCGAGCACCACCAGCTCCGGTTCGTGCTTATATGTAGAACAGTCGTACGAGTAGCAGGCAAGTTCCTCTTTTTCCGTCAAAACCTTATCCTTGCCTATCGCGTTGATAAT comes from the Sporomusaceae bacterium genome and includes:
- a CDS encoding (Fe-S)-binding protein; translation: MEKLANVKPGVTPELEKLYHDTDNCVRCGRCTAVCPTYKATRKEMMSARGRVHLARKYLEGSLGVSKTFKLYNDLCLGCGACLEVCPPKIKTDELVGLIKQDIFGKQGHSLDEMMMLKSCSYPQSFRWIVKMIDLNKQLGLVHLLPPELKAKANMFPPAPDKTLGDLVKGVELTRGGGRPKVGYYPGCLTQSLYPDVGMAVVKVLINHGYDVVIPAETVCCGLPHKEGGEHSEHRKLAGKNIEFFASQEVDYIVTNCGTCTHALKEYGHIFMHDPAMTGKAEEFAAKTRDIMDFLTEVAGLKAGPRSLGGIKVTYHDSCHLSRRLGVVKQPRKLLAALPGLTFQEMPKANWCCGAAGSYSFKHPATARQILEQKMANVAATGAQVVTAGCPSCLMQLDYGKREFGVDCLVKHPVQLLADTFCN
- a CDS encoding FAD-linked oxidase C-terminal domain-containing protein, yielding MVSSMIREIINAIGKDKVLTEKEELACYSYDCSTYKHEPELVVLAHSTEDVIAVMKIAHKAKVPVVPRGSATNLCGATVPLKGGIVLDVLSMNKIIEIDRENLTVTCQPGVITAELQNTVEKEGLFFPPDPQAMNMSTIGGNVAQDAGGPRGVKYGVMHNYVLGLETVLADGSVLRTGGKTTKDVSGYNLTQILVGSEGTLGVFTEVTLKLIPKPEAKRTLVCAFDNLHDASRTVTKIIDHKIVPSMLELLDKTSVNLIQSYVDSGYPTDAAGVLLIEVDGSPSEVDKQIILVSELCKECNAREIKVAQTTEEADAIWVGRRSGFAALSAYKPTVVAEDAVVPRDRLPEMVAKIQEIAAKYGMLLPTFGHAGDGNVHPHICFDPRDEKETAKVPFIKDEIYHAALSLGGSISGEHGIGIAKKHLVPLQHSELNLGIMRGIKAVFDPDNILNPGKAI